A DNA window from Pyrus communis chromosome 3, drPyrComm1.1, whole genome shotgun sequence contains the following coding sequences:
- the LOC137729131 gene encoding peptidyl-prolyl cis-trans isomerase CYP21-1-like has translation MRREISVLLQPRSLIVCFVLAIFLIFVFSSTHKKEEAQIEEVPEITHRVFLDIDIDGQRLGRIVIGLYGEVVPKTVENFRALCTGEKGKGVEGKLLHYKGIPFHRIVSGFMIQGGDIVSRDGKGYESIYGGTFPDENFRVKHSHAGVVSMVNSGPDSNGSQFFITTIKASWLDGEHVVFGKVIQGMDMVYTIEGGAGTYSGKPRKKVVIAESGEIPKSQWDEES, from the exons ATGCGTCGAGAGATCTCCGTCCTGCTTCAGCCTCGATCCCTCATCGTCTGCTTCGTCCTTGCCATTTTCCTAATTTTCGTTTTCTCGTCCACCCATAAGaag GAGGAAGCGCAGATAGAAGAGGTGCCTGAAATTACCCACAGAGTATTCCTTGATATTGATATTGACGGACAGCGCTTAG GTAGAATCGTGATTGGATTATATGGTGAGGTTGTTCCAAAAACTGTTG AAAATTTTAGGGCGTTGTGCACAG GGGAAAAGGGAAAAGGTGTCGAGGGGAAACTACTCCACTATAAGGGAATACCATTTCATCGTATAGTATCTGGGTTCATGATTCAAGGTGGAGATATTGTTTCTCGTGATGGGAAGGGATATGAATCTATATATGGCGGCACATTTCCTGATGAGAATTTCAGAGTGAAACATTCACACGCAG GTGTTGTTTCTATGGTAAATTCAGGACCTGATTCCAATGGCTCACAGTTCTTTATCACCACAATTAAAGCTAGTTG GTTGGACGGGGAGCATGTTGTCTTTGGCAAGGTTATTCAGGGAATGGACATGGTGTACACAATCGAAGGAGGGGCTGGAACCTACAGTGGAAAACCGAGAAAGAAGGTTGTAATTGCTGAATCAGGAGAGATACCCAAGAGCCAGTGGGATGAGGAAAGTTGA